One genomic region from Mesorhizobium terrae encodes:
- a CDS encoding crotonase/enoyl-CoA hydratase family protein, with protein MTDQIIVERRGAVQIIRMNRPDKKNALTRAMYLAMLAALTEADADPAIRVSVFLGVPGAFSAGNDMADFLAMATGGDGGRDVWDFLHVLAKFGKPLLSGVDGIAVGIGTTLNLHCDLTFATPRTVFRTPFVDLGLVPEAASSLIVPRIVGRQDAFALLALGEGFSAERAKAAGLIYEIVAEDALEATVLAKAEEIAAKPPQALRIARDLLLGRRDEVVARIDEEGRHFAERLKSDEARAAFVAFMNRKK; from the coding sequence GTGACCGACCAGATCATCGTCGAGCGCCGCGGCGCCGTTCAGATCATCCGCATGAACCGCCCCGACAAGAAAAACGCGCTAACCCGCGCCATGTACCTGGCGATGCTGGCGGCGCTGACCGAGGCGGATGCCGACCCGGCGATCCGCGTCAGCGTCTTCCTCGGCGTGCCCGGCGCCTTCTCGGCCGGCAACGACATGGCCGATTTCCTGGCCATGGCGACCGGTGGCGATGGTGGCCGCGACGTGTGGGATTTCCTGCATGTGCTGGCGAAATTCGGCAAGCCGCTGCTGTCGGGCGTCGATGGTATCGCGGTCGGCATCGGCACCACGCTCAATTTGCACTGCGACCTGACTTTCGCCACGCCGCGCACGGTCTTCCGCACGCCTTTCGTCGATCTCGGCCTGGTGCCGGAAGCGGCCTCCAGCCTGATCGTGCCGCGCATCGTCGGCCGCCAGGATGCCTTCGCGTTACTGGCGCTGGGCGAGGGGTTCTCCGCCGAGCGCGCCAAGGCGGCGGGGCTGATCTATGAGATCGTCGCGGAAGACGCGCTGGAGGCCACGGTGCTGGCCAAGGCCGAGGAGATCGCGGCCAAGCCGCCACAAGCCCTGCGGATCGCGCGCGATCTTCTCTTGGGCAGACGCGACGAGGTTGTCGCCCGCATAGACGAGGAGGGCCGGCATTTCGCCGAACGCCTGAAATCCGACGAGGCGCGCGCCGCCTTCGTCGCCTTCATGAACCGCAAGAAATAA
- a CDS encoding acyl-CoA dehydrogenase: protein MYRAPVADIAFTLKHVAGLRPALEAGVFGDLGEDLVDAVLEEAGRFATEEVAPLYQIGDETGAVLKDAAVTMPPGWKDLYRRWIEGGWNGLSGPEEFGGQALPNMLGVAALEMWNSAAMAFGLGPTLTMGAVEALHKHASDDLKAKYLAKLVSGEWMGTMNLTEPQAGSDLAALRSRAEPAGDGTYRIFGQKIFITYGEHDFTDNIVHLVLARLPDAPAGTRGISLFLVPKFLVGDDGALGARNDVFCSGIEHKLGIHASPTCTMIYGDGFGGTKPGAIGWLVGQENKGLACMFTMMNNARLAVGMQGVAVAEAAYQKALAYANERRQGKAADYTCEGMAPIVHHADVQRNLLTMKALTEIARSISYCCAHALDMAHAAEGDAACHWQDRANLLTPLAKAFSTDTGVDVASIGVQIHGGMGFIEETGAAAYYRDARIAPIYEGTNGIQAIDLVARKLPLGGGAHIHGYIDELKAVAAEIRTSNLPGFGRSADLLDRALADVVEATRFLQACTADGGMETALAGATPYLRLVSLAAGGAYLARGGLAGAEPRIALCRFFAENLLGETAALKDRVVGGADSLAAAARALVTA, encoded by the coding sequence ATGTATCGGGCACCGGTCGCGGATATCGCCTTCACGCTGAAACATGTCGCCGGCCTGAGGCCCGCGCTCGAGGCGGGCGTCTTCGGCGATCTCGGCGAGGATCTGGTCGACGCGGTGCTGGAGGAGGCCGGCCGCTTCGCGACGGAGGAGGTGGCGCCGCTCTACCAGATCGGCGACGAGACCGGCGCGGTGTTGAAGGATGCCGCCGTCACCATGCCGCCCGGCTGGAAGGATCTTTACCGGCGCTGGATCGAAGGCGGCTGGAACGGCCTGTCCGGGCCCGAGGAATTCGGCGGCCAGGCGCTGCCCAACATGCTGGGCGTTGCAGCACTGGAAATGTGGAACTCCGCCGCCATGGCCTTCGGTCTCGGACCGACGCTGACCATGGGTGCGGTGGAGGCACTGCACAAGCATGCCTCCGACGACCTCAAGGCCAAATACCTAGCCAAGCTGGTATCAGGCGAATGGATGGGCACCATGAACCTGACCGAGCCGCAGGCCGGTTCAGACCTTGCCGCGCTGCGCAGCCGCGCCGAGCCCGCCGGCGACGGCACCTACCGCATCTTCGGCCAGAAGATCTTCATCACCTATGGCGAGCACGATTTCACCGACAACATCGTACATCTGGTGCTGGCGCGGCTGCCTGACGCACCGGCCGGCACGCGCGGTATCTCCCTGTTCCTGGTGCCAAAATTCCTGGTCGGCGACGATGGCGCGCTCGGCGCTCGCAACGACGTGTTCTGCTCCGGCATCGAGCACAAGCTCGGCATCCATGCCTCGCCCACCTGCACCATGATCTATGGCGACGGCTTCGGTGGCACCAAGCCCGGCGCCATCGGCTGGCTGGTCGGCCAGGAGAACAAGGGCCTGGCCTGCATGTTCACCATGATGAACAACGCTCGCCTCGCCGTCGGCATGCAGGGCGTGGCGGTGGCCGAGGCCGCTTATCAGAAGGCGCTGGCCTATGCCAATGAGCGCCGGCAGGGCAAGGCGGCCGATTATACCTGCGAGGGCATGGCGCCGATCGTCCACCATGCCGACGTGCAGCGCAATTTGCTGACCATGAAGGCGCTGACTGAGATCGCGCGCTCGATCAGCTATTGCTGCGCCCACGCGCTCGACATGGCGCATGCCGCCGAGGGCGATGCGGCTTGCCACTGGCAGGACCGCGCCAATCTCCTGACCCCGCTGGCCAAAGCCTTTTCCACCGATACCGGCGTCGATGTCGCCTCGATCGGCGTGCAGATCCATGGCGGCATGGGTTTCATCGAGGAGACGGGCGCGGCCGCCTATTATCGCGACGCCCGCATCGCGCCCATCTACGAGGGCACAAACGGCATCCAGGCGATCGACCTGGTGGCTCGCAAGCTGCCGCTCGGCGGCGGCGCCCACATCCACGGCTATATCGACGAGCTGAAGGCGGTGGCGGCCGAGATCCGCACCTCGAACCTTCCCGGTTTCGGCCGCAGCGCCGACCTGCTCGACCGCGCGCTGGCCGACGTCGTCGAGGCGACGCGCTTCCTGCAGGCGTGCACCGCCGATGGCGGCATGGAGACGGCGCTGGCGGGTGCCACGCCTTATCTGCGGCTGGTTTCACTCGCCGCCGGCGGCGCCTATCTGGCGCGCGGCGGGCTGGCCGGGGCCGAGCCGCGCATCGCGCTTTGTCGGTTCTTCGCTGAAAACCTGTTGGGCGAGACCGCAGCACTCAAGGACCGCGTCGTCGGCGGCGCCGACAGCCTGGCCGCCGCCGCCCGGGCGCTGGTCACGGCCTGA